The window ATTGAAAATAGGTCCCTGGATCAAAGACCGTATTCTTCTTGTTGATCTTGGTTTTTACAAAAATCAAATGTTTGCAAGGGTTGACGAAAATGGGGGATATTTTGTCTCAAGGATTAAGAAGAATATGGATCCTATTGTTGTTTCTGTTGAAGAGGGACTTTCTAAAACAAAAAGTAAAGAGATAGCTGGAAAACCTGTTAGTGAGTGTATTAAACAACTTTCAGGAAAAGATCTTGATGCTGTTGTGAAAATAAAGTTTAAAAGAAGAGCATATAAAGGTAAGCAAAAACATGATGAGATGCGTGTACGTCTTGTTGCGGTGTATAATGATGAGGACGAAAAGCACCACATATATCTCACAAATATTCAAAAAGATGTTTTGAACGCAAAAGACATTTCAAAATTATATGGGGCAAGATGGGATATAGAGCTACTTTTCAAGGAATTAAAAAGCAAATACTCTCTTGACGTTCTTGAAACAAAGAATGTGCAGGTAATTGAGGCTCTAATATGGACAGCAATGTTGACATTAATCGTTAGCAGAAGAATTTATTCTCTTGTAAGAAACTCAACAGCTCATCCTGAAAAAATGGCTCAATATACACAGTTACGTTGGAGCACAATATTTGCAGAGAATGCATCAGATTTGTTGACAGTAATTCTGAATAGATACGGAATTCAAAGAACTTTTGAAACAATAATGAGTGTATATGAAAGTCAAGCATTGGATCCGCATGTAAACAGAGAAAGGTTCAGAGAAGAATTCTTTTTATGAAAAGGTGATCTGAAAAACACTATTGGTAGATGGAAGTAAGTTCTTAACCGATGACCAATGAATTCTTCTTGAGTAAATGATAATTTGGGACGATGACTTATACGAGGCATAATTAAATTTTATATAATTACTAATATATTTAATTATGGATTTAAATTGGAATCTATGCACTAGAGCTCGTTATGCAAGTCCTTTGGTTTTTAGCTCAGGAGTAGTTGACTATAACTTTGTTGCTATATTTGGAATTTACTATTTTGTTATTGTTTACATTTAGAATTTTGGCTTCGTAGAAAACCTATTTAAATCAGATACAAAAGGCTGAAAATAAGTAAGATCCCACCGCGAAATAACACAGTCTAAAAAGTTATTTATGTTATTTCGCGGTGGGTCCCAAGTTCAGTTAGTCAAATATTTATAATATGTTTACTTTTCACTATGTAGTTGCTCTCAGTTCTCTATTTAGAATTAACTCTGTTGGAGAGTTATGTTTGGTGTTACACCATGCAAATGTCATACTTGGCAAAAGGTAAACCTTTGACCTAAAAAAGAAATGGAATTCTTTGCTTCGCTGCATAATTCCATTTTCATAAAACGCTTGGCGTTTTGTGAGGGCAACTAAAATAATGTTTATCCAACATGTCTTAAGGTCCGCTTAGCTTTCAATGTGTATCCAACTTGGAGAATTAAGCTGAATGAAGAAGCTGATTAGGTTTATCTCTTTCTTTTTCTTTCTTTCATAAATAGATTAAGAGTGAACAATGTGACAGAGAAATTGACTAAAAATGAAAGGTTGAAAGTTTTATTTGATGACCGTATTGAAGAAGGTGTAGTTCCAAAATTAAGCGAAGAAGATTATAATAAAGAATTTAAATATTTTACACAGTTAAAATCAAAGAAACTACCCTATATTTATGATATTGATCACTTTTGCAAGCTTACAAATTCATCATCAAAACAAGTCAAATTTTTTTTATCAAATAAAGAGAAAGCTTATGCTACATTTAAAGTACCTAAAAAAAGTGGAGATTTTAGGGAAATAAATGCTCCATCTAAAAAAATGAAAATTATTCAAAGATGGATTCTAGATAAAATATTATATAAATTGAATCCAGGAAACTATGCTCACGGATTTATTCCTGGAAAAACAATTTATACAAATGCTAAAGCTCACGTAAATAAGGATTTAGTCCTTGGAATTGACATAAAAGATTTTTTTCCTAGTATAAAGTTTGTTGCCGTATACGATGTATTTAAATTTGCTGGATACACAGCGAGAGTCGCACGACAGCTTGCTGAGCTTTGCACCTATCATTGGAAATTACCCCAAGGTGCACCCACAAGTCCAATGTTAGCGAATTTGGTTGCTTTAAACCTTGATAAGAAGATATCCCAATACTGCATAAGAGAAAATTTTGAATACTCTAGGTATGCAGATGATATTACGATTTCTGGATCTTACAATCTCGCAATGCACAAGGAAATAATCATTAAGATCATTAATGAGAATGGATTTGAAGTAAATTATAAAAAAGTTAGAATGGTCTCCAAGGGGTCTAGACAGAAAGTAACAGGGTTAGTAGTTAACGATAAAGTTGGCATGGGCAGAACCAAGAAAAAGACTCTAAGAGCGATAGTTCATAATATTTTGATGAATGGTCCTGTTTTCGAAAATAGAGATAACGATCCTTTTTTCAGAGAAAGAATATTTGGATACTTGGGATGTGCCAATGCAATTGATCCAGAATTTACTTCACCTCTAATAGATTCACTTAAGAAAATAGATTGGTCTGAATACGAAGAATGTATAAAAGAAATAAAAGAAAGTGAAATAAATGTAAATCATATAAAACGAATTAATAAAGTCCTTCTGGTCAAATTTGATGAGTTAGGGTTCTTTAGAAAGATTGCAGAATTACCAGAAGGTGCATTCTCAGAAGAGTTTAAAACCAAATTGGAAAGTTTACAAGAAAAATGTGATGTTAAAATACATGGAGTTGAAGCTTGCAGTGACTGTTTAGATGTGAAAAAAGTGATTTATAATAAATGTATGAAGTACGTTTTAGGACATTATACTGGAACAACAGGAGGACATCATCACGGCCATGAAATCTATGATATGAAAGCTTTGACAGACTATAATGGAGAAAATATAACTGTTGCATTTCTCATGAAATCAGCAAATAAGCCTGCTAAAGAGAATAATTCTAACAAAGAAAATAGTCTTGTGGTGCAAACCTTGGATTGTACAGATTATAACGACTCTATCAATTTAATTTCCATAGTATCAAATAACAATTTAAGCAATAAATCATGTGAACGCTTAGAAAAGATAATTAAAGGTATGAGCAAAGGAAAAGAAAAAGAACAGTTATATTGTTTTATTATGAAAAAGGAAATGAAAAGAATACTATATGATTTTTATAAAAATTATCAGAGTTCTTAAAAAAACCTAATCAATGGCTTTGAACCTATTCATTTACTCTAAAGTGAATTAAATATCTTTACTTTATTCACCAAATTTTCACTATAGTATGTTATGTTCCGTTTTTCTCTTTGCCTCATTTATATTGTCCTCCTTGTCTGTAATTGCATCTCAAGTTCTTTCTTTCCACGCGCTGCGCCCCGCTTGAACCCGCCTGCGTACAGTAGATAAAAATGAAATCATTAGCCGCGCCGGGAAGTCTGATCCCCGAATATCAACCATGTACAGTACTTCCCCAATTGACTTGAATTATCAGCAAGATCTCATGTACTTATGTCATTTTTACAATAACTGAGTGTTAAGCCTTGATATTCTCTTTCACAATATTAGTTTCAAGTTGGAATTGGCTGGAGAAATAAAAAATTTCCAGTTGAAATTACCTCAAACACATAGAATCAGCTCGTATTTTACGGCCATTGACATCTAAAAATCTATATGCTACGCTATAACTATTTTACTGTATCTTCCAAATCAAACTACGTTAAATGCCTTTTTGTATTCAGTCGTACGTAATATTGCTTAGAGTAACCACCCCATCTGGGATTCGAAACAACCTTTTTAAGTAGCTCCACGAAATCATTTTAAATGTATCAAAACGAAATTTGTCCTCATCAATAATTTTTGGACCAGTTTGTCTTTTCACAAAGTATTTCCACTGTAATGTTACCCAGTGGTTTTGGATTAAAAACGAAATAATCGTATAAAGGTAGCGTACTTCAGGTTTTTTAGACGAAGTCTTTGGTTTGGATGTATTGCGGATTCGGTAAGAAGATTCAATTGAGAACCTTCGCTCATACATTTTTGAGACTTTTTTTGGATCTGTAAAACCACCAACTGAAAAGGCATGAATTTCTAACCCATTTTTATCTTTTTTGCCTTTCAAATAATTCACACAGACTACAATATTGAGGTTTAATGGCTCTTTTCCTTGTGGAGACATAACATACTCAAAGCAACATGATTTTTTTACTTGTAGCAGTTCCTTTCATCTGTTTCCCTTGAACCTTTAACAGGAACAATAAATGGAATCTTCGCTGACTGGAGATATCTCATCACTGCACGTGTGTAGAATTCGCGATCAATACACAGAACTTTTACTTTGACCCCAAGTTCACAAATAATTTCTGTGAGTGTAGTTACGAAATCAATCATTAACATTTTCTTTTTTTTGGAATAACTCCAATTGTAAACTTCCTATTCCCATCAATTAGATAACACGTTGCGTATGAGAAAAAGCGGTTAGTTGATGCTTTTCTTTTTCCACCAACAACATAATCTCCATTCTTTTCCCCATAGTAAGGATCATCTGTAAGATCAATAGCAAATGCATACTTTTTGCCAGGTATTATGAAAGGTTTAACTTGTTCAGCAAGCATAAGGTGATTTACGGTTTCTAACTGCTCGATGTCGATTTTTTTAAGATTATGATGTAATGAGTTTTCGCTGGGTATGTTTGAACCTGGACTTTGAATTGAGTGAATGGATAACTTTTGGATAGCCAGTGACGTTAGGATCTTGAAAAATTGATTAGGAGTTTGGCTTGATCTGATAAACATTGGAACATGTTTAACAAGCAATTTTACAACGGGGTTTATACATTTGGCTCCATCCAAAGTACAAACATCAATATTTTTTGATTTGTGTTTTGTCTTAGCCATAGGTTGTGAATAAAATAATTCAGATATGTATAATTTTGGTATTATGTCGAAAAATAGATATTAGAATCACTGCTTACGAGTTGGTGAAGTACTGCATGTAGCCGGAGACTACCAGAATTTTAGCTTCAGAATAATTCCTGCAGGTCAGCAGGAAAGTGAAAGTATTCGGTTGAGCCGTATAAAAGGCAAAAATAAAAAAATCGATTAATTCATTACGGGGCGTTTCATCCTCTCAGGAAGGAATTGAAAAAAAGATTGATTAATACTTTCACCCCGCTATATAACTTTATTAATAAAAAATCGACGTTTTGCTATATGTGTTGAAAAAATCGGGACACATCTCTCCGGAAGAATTCCGAACAACTGGCGCGGATCATTTATAACTACTTATTTATAATAATACGTAGAATTATCTGCCTGAACACATTACCCGAAAAGTGAAGAGAAAATGTTGAGAGAAAATGTGAAGAGAAAATGTGAAGAGAAGTTCTTCAAAAATGATTTTGCTTCTTGTTTCAGATTATTTTTATCTTAACCTAAAAGTCTTAACTCAAAGTTTTTAAATCCTTACTTTATCCATCCAATTAATGAGAAAAATCCGAGAGAAGAAAAATGAAAAATATCATCGTTAAAGGGGCACGGGAACACAACCTGAAAGACATCACTGTGGAGCTCCCGCGGGACAAGTTCATCGTAATCACAGGCGTCTCGGGTTCGGGAAAATCCACCCTTGCCTTTGACACTATCTATGCCGAGGGGCAGCGGCGCTACGTGGAGTCCCTCTCTGCTTATGCGCGGCAGTTCCTCGGGCTTATGAGCAAACCGGACGTGGACAGCATTGAAGGGCTGTCTCCGGCAATTTCAATAGAGCAGAAAACAACTTCTAAAAACCCCCGGAGTACGGTGGGAACTGTCACTGAAATCTATGACTACCTCAGGCTGCTTTTTGCAAGGGTAGGGACCCCTTACTGTCCCATTCATGACATTAAAATAGAGTCCCAGTCTCCGGAAAGGATCGCGGACAGTCTCAGCAGGGAATGCGAGGGAATGGTTACAATCCTCGCCCCAATCGTTCGCCAGAAAAAAGGGACTTACCAGCAACTTTTCAGGGACCTGAACAGCGAAGGCTTTACGCGGGTCAGGGTAAATGGGGAAATCCACAGGACTGACGACGAGATTACCCTTGACCGCTACAAAAAGCATGATATTGAAGTGGTAATTGACCGCCAGGACCCTGCTGAAGACCGTTCAAGGCTTGTTGAAGCCTGCGAAAATGCCCTCCGGAAAGGGGAAGGGCTCTTAATTGCCGTCGATTCTGAAGGAAAAGACCACCTTTATTCTTCGAACATGGCCTGTCCGGTCTGCGGGATGGCTTTTGAGGAACTCCAGCCCAGGATGTTTTCCTTCAACAGTCCCTTCGGGGCATGTGAAGCCTGTAACGGGCTCGGGATTAAGATGGAATTCGATCCTGACCTCATAATTCCTGATAAAAGCCTGTGCATTGCCGACGGAGCTGTTGCTCTTTACAGGAACTTCCTTGACGGTTACAGGAGCCAGCACCTGGCAGCTGTTGCAAAGCACTTCGGTTTTGATATCTTTACCCCTCTTGACACCCTTTCTGATGAACAGTACAATGTCCTCATGCATGGCTCAGAAGATCGAATCCAGTTCAGCATGAGCATGAAAAACGGGGATG is drawn from Methanosarcina lacustris Z-7289 and contains these coding sequences:
- a CDS encoding IS4 family transposase, which gives rise to MSPLPPPTLEDSLREMFPEEWLRQTAKETGLIVRERKIDPVIIFWVLTLGFGVRLQRTLASLKRDYEKESNKTLSDSSWYYRFTPELVEFLHQCVIHGIEELAKEPGRKLSKKLENFQDVIIQDSTIVRLHSSLADKFPAARARTVAAGIKVGVMVSAIANGPKTVALYSEKTAEIKTLKIGPWIKDRILLVDLGFYKNQMFARVDENGGYFVSRIKKNMDPIVVSVEEGLSKTKSKEIAGKPVSECIKQLSGKDLDAVVKIKFKRRAYKGKQKHDEMRVRLVAVYNDEDEKHHIYLTNIQKDVLNAKDISKLYGARWDIELLFKELKSKYSLDVLETKNVQVIEALIWTAMLTLIVSRRIYSLVRNSTAHPEKMAQYTQLRWSTIFAENASDLLTVILNRYGIQRTFETIMSVYESQALDPHVNRERFREEFFL
- a CDS encoding retron St85 family RNA-directed DNA polymerase, with translation MTEKLTKNERLKVLFDDRIEEGVVPKLSEEDYNKEFKYFTQLKSKKLPYIYDIDHFCKLTNSSSKQVKFFLSNKEKAYATFKVPKKSGDFREINAPSKKMKIIQRWILDKILYKLNPGNYAHGFIPGKTIYTNAKAHVNKDLVLGIDIKDFFPSIKFVAVYDVFKFAGYTARVARQLAELCTYHWKLPQGAPTSPMLANLVALNLDKKISQYCIRENFEYSRYADDITISGSYNLAMHKEIIIKIINENGFEVNYKKVRMVSKGSRQKVTGLVVNDKVGMGRTKKKTLRAIVHNILMNGPVFENRDNDPFFRERIFGYLGCANAIDPEFTSPLIDSLKKIDWSEYEECIKEIKESEINVNHIKRINKVLLVKFDELGFFRKIAELPEGAFSEEFKTKLESLQEKCDVKIHGVEACSDCLDVKKVIYNKCMKYVLGHYTGTTGGHHHGHEIYDMKALTDYNGENITVAFLMKSANKPAKENNSNKENSLVVQTLDCTDYNDSINLISIVSNNNLSNKSCERLEKIIKGMSKGKEKEQLYCFIMKKEMKRILYDFYKNYQSS